In the genome of Bacteroides mediterraneensis, the window CATGGGTCAAAACGGTCGTTTCCGGTAGCCTTTGCCGGCATTTCCTCGTATGTCCCCATTTCCGGATTGTGGAAATCTATTTCTCCTCCTAGTTTCTGTCCGGGAATATAGTAGAAATTGTTTTGCGGGTTGAAATCCTGTGTGCAGTCGTCGTCTTCTCCCAGGTCTTTGACTCCCTGTGGCTTGGCGATGGAATGATACTGGCGTGCCACGTGGTTGGGTACGAAATCGATAATCATTTTCAGCCCACATTCATGAGTGCGTTTCACCAGCTCCTCGAATTCCTCCATCCGTTTGTCTACATGTTCGGCCAGATCGGGGTCTACATCATAGTAATCGCGGATAGCGTAGGGAGAACCTGCTTTTCCTTTCACGATGGAAGGATGATTTTTCGGTATGCCGTATGCGGTATAATCTGTTTGGGAGGCGTGGGCCAGCAGTCCGGTGTACCAGATATGGGTAGCCCCCAGTTTCTTGATTTCATGCAAAGCCTGTTTGGTGAAATCTTTCATTTTTCCGCATCCGTTTGTGGTCAAATCCCCATCGGGCTGGCAAGTCTTGTTCTGGTTGCCGAACAGCCGGGTAAATACCTGATAGATAATGATTTTTTTTGTCGTTTCCATAATGAGTCCTTTCTTTGTGGTTGATAAAAAGAAAAAGCACGAATTATACGTTTCAGCACGGATGTATGAAAAGGATCCGCCGGTTTCGTATAATTCGTGCCTGTGTCAGACTGATTGTCTGATTATGCAATTCCGTGTGCGTTGACTTCTTTGTTGATTTTCTTGATTAATCCTTGCAGTACGGCGCCCGGACCACATTCTGTAAAGTCGTCCGCTCCGTCGGCAATCATCTGCTGTACGGTCTGTGTCCAGCGTACAGAAGCAGTAAGCTGTGCTACCAGGTTCTTCTTGATTTCAGCAGGGTCTGTATGAGGAAGAGCGTCTACATTCTGGTAAATCGGACATTTCGGGGTGTGGAACTCCGTGGCGTTGATGGCAGCTTCCAGTTCTACCTTGGCAGGGTCCATGAGTGGAGAGTGGAAAGCACCGCCCACTTTCAACGGAAGGGCACGCTTGGCACCGGCAGCTTTCATCAGTTCACAAGCCTTGTTGATGCCTTCGATACTTCCTGAAATGACAATCTGTCCCGGGCAGTTGTAGTTGGCTGCCACGCAAACTTCTCCTTCTGCAGCAACCGAAGCGCAGATTTCTTCTACCTTTTCATCCGGCAAAGCAATGATGGCCGCCATGGTAGAAGGCTGGGCTTCGCAGGCTTTCTGCATGGCCATGGCACGAGCATACACCAGTTTCAGTCCGTCTTCGAATGACAAGGCTCCGGCAGCTACCAGGGCAGAGAATTCACCCAAGGAGTGTCCGGCGGTCATTTCCGGCTGGAAGGCGTCTCCCATGCACAAGGCAGAGATGACAGAGTGGAGGAATACGGCGGGCTGAGTTACCTTTGTCTGGCGCAAATCTTCGTCGGTACCTTCGAACATGATGTCGGTGATGCGGTAACCCAAAATATCATTGGCTTTCTCAAATAATTCTTTGGCAAGTGGAGAC includes:
- the fabD gene encoding ACP S-malonyltransferase; its protein translation is MKAFVFPGQGAQFVGMGKDLYETSPLAKELFEKANDILGYRITDIMFEGTDEDLRQTKVTQPAVFLHSVISALCMGDAFQPEMTAGHSLGEFSALVAAGALSFEDGLKLVYARAMAMQKACEAQPSTMAAIIALPDEKVEEICASVAAEGEVCVAANYNCPGQIVISGSIEGINKACELMKAAGAKRALPLKVGGAFHSPLMDPAKVELEAAINATEFHTPKCPIYQNVDALPHTDPAEIKKNLVAQLTASVRWTQTVQQMIADGADDFTECGPGAVLQGLIKKINKEVNAHGIA